The Populus trichocarpa isolate Nisqually-1 chromosome 2, P.trichocarpa_v4.1, whole genome shotgun sequence genome has a window encoding:
- the LOC7479749 gene encoding uncharacterized protein LOC7479749, translating into MLSSAMGKSFLLSRLVLIIFVAHFAASKVVATRPGFLYTRTRGRCTPQFWSSRREAWPRMVPQRSTVSKVFGSGVFERYRSDVTLLESTGRNDDENAFAGLLKQASAALLNTYARKGFPYSAWEVKTLFIQALVSKEAAATQAKQFSIANEACN; encoded by the exons ATGTTGAGCTCAGCGATGGGTAAGTCTTTTCTGCTTAGTCGACTCGTTCTCATCATCTTTGTTGCCCACTTTGCAGCTTCAAAGGTAGTGGCTACAAGACCTGGTTTTCTCTACACAAGAACCAGAGGAAGATGCACTCCCCA GTTCTGGAGCAGCAGGAGAGAGGCATGGCCTAGGATGGTCCCACAGAGATCAACAGTGTCAAAGGTGTTTGGATCAGGAGTTTTTGAAAGGTACAGATCGGATGTGACTTTGCTGGAATCAACGGGTAGGAATGACGATGAGAATGCATTTGCTGGGTTGTTGAAGCAGGCGAGTGCAGCCCTGCTCAACACTTATGCTAGAAAGGGGTTTCCTTATTCCGCTTGGGAAGTGAAGACTCTGTTTATACAGGCATTGGTCTCCAAAGAGGCTGCAGCTACACAAGCCAAACAGTTCTCCATTGCCAACGAAGCTTGTAATTGA
- the LOC7479972 gene encoding mitochondrial import inner membrane translocase subunit TIM44-2, protein MASRKLVRDLFLSRQPLFLRLTSKQVSGRRLQVLSNHGCTYYGYRRFSVFNEFSNKVKGEADRNQEFKQSVKELKEKAEELKGAKEELKVRTKQTTEQLYKHVDGVWTEAEATAKKVSANVKEKISAATEEVKETFGIGKESSESAGTSAKDGAGAEEGTKASTGEEADKQTGTGDTAESFFGKFKSRIPSSNVSSAYQKLKEARVSEMMKKGYDVVKDELYGNTNKRKHLEHTPPPAFSGEISTKTDVVVLPSKQSRWSKKWEAFREKMQGHPLFKRFSGLSEPVVTKGQEIAEDMRERWETSDSPIVIKIQDVSDSIFQESDAAASFKEIRRKDPSFSLMDFVAEVQEAVRPVLNAYIKGDIDTLKKYCTPEVINRCEAEHKAFQAHGIFFDNKILHITDVEVRETKMMGTSPIIIVVFQTQQVHCVRDRHGAITEGGQDTIHTVYYAWAMRQVDAEELGGGAIYPIWKLMEMQQLGVQTLI, encoded by the exons ATGGCGAGCAGGAAGCTTGTTCGAGATCTCTTCCTCTCAAGACAGCCCCTGTTCCTTCGCCTGACTTCTAAGCAG GTTTCAGGCAGGAGACTACAGGTGCTATCAAATCATGGGTGCACGTATTATGGCTACCGTCGATTCAGTGTCTTCAATGAATTCTCCAACAAAGTTAAAGGAGAAGCTGACAG AAATCAAGAATTTAAGCAGTCAGTGAAGGAACTAAAGGAAAAAGCAGAGGAGCTTAAAGGGGCGAAAGAGGAGCTCAAAGTAAG AACAAAGCAGACAACTGAGCAGCTGTACAAGCATGTAGATGGCGTTTGGACGGAAGCTGAAGCTACTGCGAAAAAG GTTTCTGCCAATGTTAAAGAAAAGATTTCGGCTGCCACAGAAGAG GTCAAAGAAACATTTGGGATTGGAAAAGAGTCATCAGAGTCTGCTGGTACGTCGGCTAAAGATGGTGCTGGTGCTGAAGAAGGTACAAAGGCCTCAACTGGTGAAGAAGCAGACAAGCAGACTGGAACTGGTGATACAGCAGAATCATTTTTTGGAAAGTTTAAATCAAGAATTCCTTCTTCAAATGTATCTTCAGCCTACCAGAAATTGAAAGAGGCAAGGGTCAGTGAAATGATGAAGAAAGGATATGATGTTGTGAAGGATGAGTTATATGGCAATACCAATAAGAGAAAGCACCTGGAGCATACTCCTCCTCCTGCCTTCAGCGGTGAAATAAGTACAAAAACTGACGTTGTTGTTCTACCTTCAAAACAGTCTCGATGGAGTAAAAAATGGGAGGCATTCAGAGAAAAG ATGCAAGGTCATCCTTTATTCAAGCGCTTTTCTGGCCTCAGTGAACCTGTCGTGACAAAGGGTCAAGAG ATTGCAGAGGACATGCGGGAAAGATGGGAGACAAGTGATAGTCCCATTGTTATCAAAATTCAGGA TGTCAGTGACTCCATCTTTCAAGAAAGTGATGCCGCAGCGTCATTCAAGGAAATACGTCGTAAAGATCC ATCATTTTCTTTGATGGATTTTGTGGCAGAAGTTCAGGAAGCTGTTAGACCTGTCCTTAATGCATATATTAAG GGGGATATAGATACTCTGAAGAAGTACTGCACCCCCGAAGTGATTAATCGGTGTGAAGCAGAGCATAAGGCATTTCAGGCCCATGgtatattttttgataacaAG ATTCTACATATAACTGATGTGGAAGTAAGAGAGACCAAAATGATGGGAACCTCCCCAATAATCATTGTCGTG TTCCAGACACAGCAAGTGCATTGTGTACGCGATCGACATGGTGCAATAACAGAAGGGGGTCAG GATACAATCCATACTGTATATTATGCGTGGGCCATGCGGCAAGTAGATGCAGAAGAACTTGGAGGAGGTGCAATCTACCCAATATGGAAGCTAATGGAAATGCAACAGCTTGGAGTTCAAACCCTCatctag
- the LOC7479974 gene encoding transcription factor MYB14: MVRAPCCEKMGLKRGPWTAEEDRILINHIQLYGHGNWRALPKQAGLLRCGKSCRLRWINYLRPDIKRGNFSREEEDTIIKLHEMLGNRWSAIAARLPGRTDNEIKNVWHTHLKKRLEQNHFAPEINGRSVDVSRFNHELKTGPEIVSSSNVVAAGCDQSKEHRPISPQQCSSDVSSVTTVDTSNDMCTKVAESDDFLEMDEIFWSEVLSADNSSMMSDYSAISTEPQLQFPFSPLIIDVEQVQATNSNMYDGMDFWHNLFTRAGELPELTEI; this comes from the exons ATGGTGAGAGCTCCATGCTGTGAGAAGATGGGATTGAAGAGAGGTCCCTGGACTGCTGAAGAGGATCGGATTCTCATCAATCACATTCAACTTTATGGCCATGGCAATTGGCGTGCACTTCCTAAACAAGCTG GTCTGCTGAGGTGTGGAAAGAGCTGCAGGCTCCGGTGGATAAATTACTTGAGGCCTGACATTAAACGAGGAAATTTCAGCAGAGAAGAAGAGGATACCATCATCAAATTGCATGAGATGTTAGGCAATAG aTGGTCGGCAATTGCAGCAAGATTACCAGGACGCACAGACAACGAAATTAAAAATGTGTGGCACACCCACTTGAAAAAAAGACTTGAGCAAAACCATTTCGCCCCAGAAATCAATGGAAGATCTGTTGATGTTTCTAGATTCAATCACGAATTAAAGACTGGTCCAGAAATAGTGAGTTCATCAAACGTTGTTGCAGCAGGATGTGATCAAAGCAAGGAACATAGACCAATTTCACCACAACAATGTTCAAGTGATGTCTCTTCGGTGACCACAGTTGATACCAGTAATGACATGTGCACGAAGGTAGCGGAGTCGGATGATTTTCTTGAAATGGATGAGATTTTTTGGTCAGAAGTACTGTCTGCTGATAATTCAAGCATGATGAGTGATTATTCTGCCATTAGCACTGAGCCGCAACTTCAATTTCCATTTTCTCCACTGATAATTGATGTGGAACAAGTCCAAGCCACTAATTCAAATATGTATGATGGCATGGACTTTTGGCACAACCTCTTCACAAGAGCTGGGGAATTACCAGAATTAACAGAAATTTGA